The nucleotide window CGCCTACAGCGGGGACACCGCACCGTGTGACGAACTGATCGATCTCGCGGCCGACGCGGACCTGTTCCTGTGCGAGGCGTCCTGGACGCACGCACCCTCCGAACGCCCGCCGGACCTGCACATGTCGGGGATCGAGGCGGGGGAGGCCGCGACCAAGGCCAACGTCCGTGCGCTCGCGCTCACACACGTCGCGCCGTGGTCGGATTCGGCGGAGATCCTCGCCGAGGCCCGCAGTACGTTCTCCGGACCGACCGAGCTCGTCAGCCAGGGACAGGTCTTCGACCTCACCTAGGAGACGGGTTCGCCTCGGTCGTTACAGTGAGACCCGTGACCACACGAGCTGACGGCAGAGCCGACGACGAACTCCGTCCCATCACGTTCACCCGCGGTTTCACCAGCCACCCGGCGGGTTCGGTCCTGGTGGAGTTCGGCAAGACCCGCGTGATGTGCACCGCGAGCGTCACCGACGGGGTGCCGCCGTGGCGTCGTGGTTCCGGGCTCGGGTGGCTGACCGCGGAGTACGCGATGCTCCCCGCCGCCACGCACGACCGGTCGTCGCGTGAGTCGGTCAAGGGTCGGGTCGGCGGGCGTACGCACGAGATCAGCCGACTGGTCGGTCGATCGCTGCGCGCGTGTATCGACCTCGGCTCGTTGGGCGAGAACACCATCGCCGTCGACTGTGATGTCCTGCAGGCCGACGGCGGTACCCGAACCGCGGCCATCACCGGCGCCTACGTCGCGCTGGCAGATGCGGTCACCTATCTTCGTGCGGCGGGCAAACTGTCTGACCCGCAACCTCTTTCGTGCGCGATCGCCGCGGTGAGCGTCGGTGTCGTCGACGGCCGCGTCCGGCTCGACCTTCCCTACGAGGAGGATTCGCGGGCCGAGGTCGACATGAATGTCGTGGCCACCGACGCCGGCACCCTCGTCGAGGTGCAGGGCACCGGCGAGGGGGCGACGTTCCCGCGCTCGACGCTCGACGCGCTGCTCGACGTGGCCGCCATCGGCACCGAGAAGTTGTTCGATGCGCAGCGCGCGGTACTGGCCGAACCGTACCCGGGCGAACTCCCCGGGCGGGCGTGATGTCCTCGGTCCTGCTCGCGAGCCGCAACGCCAAGAAGCTCGCCGAACTCCAGCGCGTCGTCGATGCCGCGGGCATCACGGGGGTCGAGGTCGTCGGTCTCGACGCCGTACCCGACTACCCGGAGGAACCCGAAACGGGCGCCACCTTCGAGGACAATGCGCTGATCAAGGCCCGCGCCGGCGCGAAGGCCATCGGAATTCCTTGTCTCGCTGACGATTCCGGCATCGCGGTCGATGCCCTGAACGGCATGCCCGGGGTGCTGTCGGCGCGCTGGTCCGGCCGGCACGGCGATGACGCCGCGAACAACGCGCTCCTGCTCGCCCAATTGTCGGACACCCCGGCCGAACGCCGTGGCGCGGCGTTCGTGTCGGCCTGCGCACTGGTGTTGCCCGACGGGACCGAGACGGTGGTGCGCGGCGAGTGGCGCGGTCGAGTCCTGCGGGAGGAACGCGGGCCGCACGGCTTCGGGTACGACCCGCTGTTCGCTCCCGACGACGAGATCGCCGACGGCCGGTCGGCGGCGGAGCTGTCGCCGAGGGAGAAGGACGGTCTCAGTCACCGCGGAAAAGCGCTGGCGCAGTTGGTGCCGGCGCTGCTAGCACTCGCGGGGTGACTCCGTTCGGGTCGGTCCCGGTCCGCGGTCAGCTCGCGGTGCCCGTGTAGAGGTAGACCCCCAAGGTGTGTGGCTCGCCGTCGAGCAGGATGTCCATGTCGTCGGCTGCGACCCGCGACATCCCCTGCCGCTCATAGAATCCGAACGTGCACAGCGAGTCGGTGTACAGGTGGAAGTCCGACCGACCACGGTCTCGCAGATGGTCCAGGAACGCACGGTAGAGCGTCGCTCCGACGCCGTGCCCGCGCGTCGAGGAGGCGACGGCGAACAGGGTGAGTTCATCGTCGAGCGACTCGCCGGTCTGCGCGCCCAGCCGATGCGCCACGGCTTCGAAGGCGAAGAGGGCACGTAGGGCCTTCCGTTGGGGCAGACCGAGCAACGCGGCTCGCGCGGTGTGCGCCCACAGAAGCGCGCGGTTCTTCGTCCGCTCGCCGAGGTGCGGCTCGCCGTCGACTCGCCCGAGAATGATCCCGACCACGTGGCCGTCCTTCTCCGCGACGCGACTCCAGGTGCTCGCCACCAACTGCTCGCGGAGATAGATCTCGAGCGCGCTGTCGAGAACGCGCCGACCGTGGACGTATCGGTGGATGTAGAACGCCTCGTCGATGATCTTCTTGACGTCCTCGGCGTCGGTGGAACGGTATGGGCGATAGGTGATGTCGGTCATGATCCCTTCTTTGCGGGTGTGTCGTGGAGTGTGGCTGATGAGGTGGGTGACAACGTCCCCGCGCCGTAGGTGAGGGCGAGGAGGTCTGCTTCGAGCGCGGCGCGGTCGGTGTCGTCGAGGACCGCGCCCCAGAGAGGGGCGGTGTTCGAGCCGTCGGCGGCCGCGATGATCAGTCTCGTGATCGCGGGGTCGAGGCCGTCGTCGGACAAGGCGGCCCGCCAGTGGTCGGCGTCTCGCTGAGCGAGCTCGGCGGGACCTGGTTCGTACATCAGGCTCGCCGCCAGGGCGATCTGATCACGAAGTCCGGCCGAGTCCCTGGCGTCGGCGAAGCTCACCCGGATGTAGGCCCTGGTGAGCCGTCCCGGTGCGTCGTCCTCCTGGCCGGCGACCCGGTCGACGTCGGACCTGAACTGAGCCATCAGGTCGGCCGCGAGTTCTTCGAGAAGGCCCTCCTTGGCGGGGAAGTGATACAGCAGTCCACCTTTGGACACCCCCGCCGCGGCGGCGATCTCGGAGACGGACACGGCGGTACCGTGCCGCGCGATGAGACGAGCGGCGGCGTCGAGGATCAGCCGTCGCGTGTCGGCTGCGGTGCGCCCGGACGTACGTGCCATCTCGGCCTCCTTCTGATCTGTCCCGTCTGAGACTTATTATACCGTCCAGACGGTACAGTTTCAAGAGCAGGCCGATGCGGAGGGGATGGTGGACGCACCCGCTCCGTCGACTGTGCGCTCGATCTCGTCGACTGTGCGTCGTAATTCGTCGACCGTGCGTCGAATTTCATCCGCTGTGCACGGTTGCGGCAGAGGGCATTCAGCTCCCCGCGTGCACACCCAGCATCCGCGCGACCGAGTCGGGCCAGCGGTACTGGGTGGCCCGGTGCCGGGCCGCGCGTTCGCGATCGACGCGAGGCAGACTGAGCACCTGTCGGATCGCACTCGCGAAGCCCGACCCGGAGTCCTCGGCAGCCGCCCCGCACGTGTCGTCGACGAGGCTCGCGACGGCCGACGATCGCGAACCGATGACCGGTGTACCGGCGGCCAGCGACTCCAGTGCGGACAGGCAGAACGTCTCGTGCGGTCCGGGGGAGAGGGAGAGGTCGGCACTGGCAAGGAGTGCGGCGACCTGCTTCCGGTCCGAGAGGTGACCCAGAAATGTCACCGGGAGTCCACGCGCCAGATGCTGCAGCGGCGCTCGCATCGGCCCGTCGCCCGCGATCACCAGGTGCGCGGGCGTCCCTGAGCGGTGGAGCCTGTTCAGCGCGGCGATGCTGCGGTCGGCACGCTTCTCCACCGAGAGGCGTCCACAGTGGGCGATGAGAGCTCGGGTGCCGTCGGACCACCGCGCGCCCAAGTCCGGGTCGAGGTGTCGCGGGTCGAAGATGTCGAGGTCGACACCCAGTGGGGCGCGTACGACGTTGGTCGCCGCGACGCGGTCGAACTCGGCGGCGGCGAAGTCGGTGGTGCAGACGACGGTGTCGTAGTCCCGGGCGGTGGCCGCGTTGGCGCGGTCGGCGAGCGCGCGTGCCGTCGGGCCGGGCGTGATCTGGCCGAGCAGCCGGTCGAGACGCTCGTGGGAGACCATCGTCGAATGGACGTCCCGAGAGCGCGCCCATCGGCCGAAGCCGCGGAGCGTCAGGCGGTCGGACACTTCGAGGGCGTCGGGACGAAGATGGCGGAGTACGTCGGCGACGCGTCGGGCCGAGGCCAGGCGGTAACCGCCCGACGCCGGGATGCGTGGTGCGGCAACGGTGATCCGGGTGACGCCCGAGGCCAGTACCTCTTCGCCGGAGTCGGCCCCCGGAACGATCAGGACGACGTCGTGACCTGCTTCGACGTAGCCGGCACCCCAGCGGTCCACCGCGGTGCGCAGACCGCCGGAGCGTCCGCCGTAGAAGTTCGCGAGCTGGACGATCCGCACGGGGTCCAGTCAGCCGGACCCGGGTGAACAGACGTCCAGCGCGAGGAGATCAGAGGTTGAACTGCGCCTTCACTTCCTGGGTGCGCTTGTGCTCGAACCAGAACGACAAGAAGGGAATCGTGCCGGCGATCGCCGTGATGATGGTCTTGCCCGCACTCCAGCGGACCTTGATCGCCAGGTCGATCGCCATGATGAGGTAGACGAAGTACACCCACCCGTGCACGAACGGCACGAAGTCCAGTGCGTGGTTGTCGAAGCCGTACGTCAGGACGAGTTCGACGACGAGCAGCAACAGCCACACGCCGGTGATCCAGGCCAGGACGCGATACCGCAACAACGCACCGCGGACCTTCTCCACCGGGGCGGCGAGGGCGGGGGTGGTGGATTCGGTCTCGGTCACTGCGGGCCTTTCGATGAGGGAGCGGATCGGGCGTCCGCCGAGTGTTCGTCGGCGGCGCGGAGTTCGGCCAGATAGCGGTTGTACTCGACGAGAGCAGTGTCGTTCGCGCGGTCCGACGACGTCAGCGAGGACGCACTGGGCGTCGTCGGGCGCTCGGGGAGAATCCCCTCGGGAATCTCGGCGATCGAGTCACCGGAACCGACCTTGCGAGCTTCGTCGGGATCGCTCTCCAGGATGACGAAACGCCGGTAGGCGTAGATCACGGCCGCCGCGAACGCCGGCCACTGAAGGGCATAGCCGAGATTGAGACCGGAACCGGAGGCGGACTCGTACCGTGACCATTGCCACCACGCGAGCGCCAGACACACCACGGCGGCCGAGACGGCCAGGACCGTGAGCGCGGGCCGGTGGGTGCGGCGACGGGTGGGGGACATGCCTACGACGGTACCTGGCCTGCGGTGATCAGAACGCGGCCGGTAGGGTGGTCGCCGTTACACTGCGTGACTCGCCGCCTCGGCCGGCGTCACGCCCACGCGCGAGTGGCGGAATTGGCAGACGCGCTGGATTTAGGTTCCAGTGTCTAAGGACGTGGGGGTTCAAGTCCCCCCTCGCGCACTCTGTACTTGTTCGGCGCCGCCCGGCGAGACGGCGACCGTCGGCGAAAGCGGGGCGCGCACATGGTGGACGACACGAGTTCGTCGCCATCGAAGCGGGTCTGGACTTACGCGTTGGTACTGGTGTCGGTCGTCGCTCTCGCGTTTGTGGTTGTCGGCCTCGTGCTTCCGTCACCCGATCCCGAACTCACGACCGCACTGCCCCCGTCGTCTGAGTCCCAGCCGACCGACACCGCCGCACCTGAGACGCCGGATGTGGTCAGTGAGCCGTTTGACCAGAACGCGCCCATCCCCGGATGCGACGTCGTCGAAGTTCCCGACGCGTCTGGCTACACGACGTTTACCGGGATGGGGAATCCTTCGTACGACAATCCGGACTTCCCGTGGTTCAGCGGGCCGAAAGCAACCGCGATGTCCGCCGCGCTCGCAGCAGCGCTCCCGGCCCGCGCCGAGATCGCCTTCGCGGGCCCCAGCCAACCGCTGATCTTTCAGCCGATCACCTCTCTCGGTGACCCGGACCCTGAGCCCCGAGGATCTACCGTCGCCTCGGGAGAAGTGGTCAGTGGTGACGTCAGGGGCACTGTGTCCGTCCAAGTCCAGCGCTCGTCGGACGCGGTTCCGGCATGTGTCGCTGGTCAACTCGACCAGCGTCGCACGCTGCCCGACGGGGTGGTGGTCGACGTCCACGACACCTGGCAGGAAGTGGACGGAGTCCGCGCCCTGAGCCGAACGGCACGCGCGTACGTGCCGGACGGATCATGGGTCACCGCGTGGGCCAGTGACGCAACCGGTACGAACCAGCGGGACAACAGCGGCTCGGTTCCGTTGACGATCGACGACCTGATGCGGATCGTCGTCGATCCGGGGCTACGCGTCAGCACTCCGGTCGCCCCGGGTACACCGGTGCCGATGGAAGACTGTGTCACTGGGTTCGAGTCCTACGAGGGGCCACCCGTGACACGTGAGCGAGCACGCGAACTCGACGAGATACTCGCCACCGTCGATCTGGGCGGCGCACGGTTGCCTCCGATGGTGCCGGCCGGCCGGTCCGCACAAGGCATGCTGTGCACCGGTGTCGAGGATCTCGGAGGTGATGTGGGGATCTATGTCACGATCGTCGGTGGTCAGCCGGTCCCAGCTGGAGAACGCCCGGTTCCGGGCCGCGGCAGTCAGAAGAAGACTCGCACACTTGCCGACGGGACCGTGGTGCAGACAGATGTCACCTGGCAATCGGGTTCGTCGACGACCGACCCGCGGAAACCCATTCGGCGGACGACCCATTCCGTGGTCGTGACCCGCCCGACGGGCACGCGGATCTCGGTCAGTTCCACGGCGGCCTCGCCGAGCGAGCCGATGTCGATTCAGGAGCTCGAGAACATCGCTGTGACACCAGGATTGGAACTCTGACAGATGCGGGACCGAAGTACTCGGGCTCTGGTTGTCGCTGCGGTGGTCGCGGTCGTGACCGTCTCCGCGGCGACGGTGGTGTGGTGGGATCGTGCTCCGACATCGGTCAAGAAGATCACCGGGACCACTGCGAATACGCCAGGTGTCGCCTGGGCCCTCGATCCCGCCGACGACCTCGGTCGTCCGTTCGCCGCGTTCGCCGATCCGCGCGAGGGCACTGCCTTCACGGCCGGCGAGCCCGGGATCATCCGGTCCGGTGACACACTCGTCACCGTCGTCGGAACCCCCAATGAGGGAACAACTCTCGGTGATCCCGTGATGGTCGGCATCGACGCCAGAACCGGAGGGGTGCGCTGGCAGGCTCCGGCTCACGACCTCGTCAGCTGCAGTGAGGTCCCGCTCCACGGCAAGATCTACTGCCACGCACTGCGCAAGGAGTACGAACTCGTCACCTACGACGTCGATTCGGGGAAGTCGGTACGGCGCACGGTGGCCGAGAGCATCTTCGCCATCACAACCACGCCGGACGCCCTGTACGTCGCCGAGGGCAGCGTCGAAGAAGACGACGTGCGAGTCCACTCGGGCACCTTCGACGATGTGTCCGCCCACTGGACCCGCCAGTTCGACCTCGGCGCATCCTACGAAGAGGTTTACAGCAGTGAGGCCCTCACCGTGATCGACGGGGTCGGTCTGATCCGCACCGGAGGCGACGTCGCCCAATTCGATGCCGACTCGGGCGCCGAGTTGTGGAGCAACCGCACACAATGCGTCGGAACCTCGTCGCTGCTGGCGGGCGGGTTTCTCGTCCACGCCGACACCGGTTGCGAGTCCGCCGGTCGTGCGTCCGAGCAGTTGCTGAGAGGTCCGGACGGGAAGGTGATCGTGTCCAACTCACACCCCGCCGTGCAACGACCGGGCTTGGAGTCCGTGACCACCGCCGACCCGGTCTTACTCGGCGACTCCGCCTACGATCGCGAGACCGGCGAGCGCCTGTGGACCAACAGCGATCTTGTATCGGGTGACACCAACGCAACGGGAACGGTGACAGCGGTCGTCGACGGCGTTGCATACCTCCTCGACAGCAACAGCGGCAGCGAGAGTGGCATCGACCTTCAGACAGGCAAACGCTTGTGGCACAACGTGTGGGGCGAGTACACGAACGCCACCGTGACTCCAGACGCGTACCGCGATCGATTGCTGACCGGCAGTGATGGCGTCGCACTGACGGCTGTCGACGTGACCACCGGCAAGGTCGCGTGGACCGCGCCGTTCCTCGCCATCGATGCCGACCCGGAGAAGTTCGCAACGGGCCGAGCGCTCGAGTCCTACGGTGACGGGTGGATCTTCTCGTCGGACCGTCAGATGATCAGGCTCGCACCTCTGTGAGCCTCGGCTATGCCGGAATGACCTCGACAGCATTGTCATCGGCGAAGACGATGTCGTGATCATCGGTGGATATGGCCCACCTCCGCAGCCGGGCCACGTGGTCGTTGTCGATTCGGGCCTCGACGGCGGTGTCATCGGGTGCGAGGTCGGCGAAGTCGTCGACGATCTCGCCCTCGCGGACCGACCCGTCGTCGAGGGTGACACGTACGCGCGCGGAGATTTTCGCGACAGGCCCACCGCCGTCGCCGGCATGGTCGTCGATGGTGTCGCTGTCGTCAGCCTTGCTCATCAGTCGCCCCCTCGCAGTCCCGTGTCACGTACGCAACTCCCACAGTAACAAAGATTTAGGTTGCGATAGTGAACCGCATGGCGCTGGTGCGGTGACAAGACGTCGATCGCCAGGCGCCTCGCGGGTCCTGGCGATCAGGTTGAAGGTACCTCTATCAGTGCGCGGCGTTGTATGCCTCGACGACGTCGTTCGGAATGCGGCCGCGGGCCGACACCTCGTAACCGTTGTCGGCTGCCCATTCGCGAATGGAGGCATTCACCGACGGGCCACTGCCGCCGGAATTCGTCTTCGTCCGTGCTGATGGCGACCGCCGTCGGCCGCCGACCCGAGTCGAGGCCTTGAGTAATTTCGCGACGGTCACCTTTCCCTGTTCGATCTTGTCGAGATTGGCGGAGGACACGTCGAGTTCGTAGTCGACTCCGAGCCATGACCACGAAACCGTTTGCGCGTCTTGGGGATCGAGCTCGCGACCGTCAAGGTCGTCGACAAAGGTCACCGTCTGAATTTTCGACACGGTGTTCACGGTAGTCGATCAACTCGCCGGAATCATGGACGTCCGCATTCCTGGTGTCGGGACTCACGTCGAATAGCCGCGAGATGAGTCCGCCGAATGCGGATCGAATGCGTCAATTCGGGCCGGGAATGCCGAATCGGGGCGGCTCGGGGTGCGGAATGGAGCTTGTCGCGCGCGGCCGTTCTGATCTTCTCGACGCCGACGGTCGAGGGGATTCGCGATTGCGAGTTGTACTGGCACGGGGGGTGGAGTCGGTCGCCATCCGCCGATTCGCCTCGGCGCCCAAGCCGCTCCCGGAGGTGTCGTCGACACGCAGACACATCGACCGGATCACGTGATGCGCGGTCACCAGCCCGTAGGTCATCGGGAGTCCCAGGACGGTCACGAGCAGTCGGGTCGGACGCAGCGGGCTGTCACCGAGGATCGACGGCTCGATGACGTTGCCGACCTCGCGGATCAGGTGCAGCGCGAGCTTGTAGGCGTAATGCGCCGCGGTGATCGGCTTGCTGACCGTGAGCTCGTCGAGGGAGACGGTCTCCCAGGGGTCCGCCCCATGGCCGAGGTTGTGTCCGATGCCCAGAAGTATGTCGAGCGGGGCGCCGCCGAAGACCGGAATCAGCGAGCCGAACAATGACGCGCCCAGTTCGCCGACCGATCGTTCTTCTGCCGGGTCGAGCGGGATCAGGTTGTGGTGGATGCGGATTCCGCGCATGACGCCGAGGATCCGGGTGGTCTCGGCGCGGATCCGCGGCGCATCGGCGGGGTTGTTCTCCTGTGCCTGCTCGGACACGTACCGCACCAGCCGGCCGAGCGTGAGAGAGCCGATCGGCGTGCAGGTCTCGACATCGGCCAGCGCTAGGTGGTCGGCGATCTCGGCCACCATCGGCGGAATCG belongs to Gordonia sp. KTR9 and includes:
- the rph gene encoding ribonuclease PH, encoding MTTRADGRADDELRPITFTRGFTSHPAGSVLVEFGKTRVMCTASVTDGVPPWRRGSGLGWLTAEYAMLPAATHDRSSRESVKGRVGGRTHEISRLVGRSLRACIDLGSLGENTIAVDCDVLQADGGTRTAAITGAYVALADAVTYLRAAGKLSDPQPLSCAIAAVSVGVVDGRVRLDLPYEEDSRAEVDMNVVATDAGTLVEVQGTGEGATFPRSTLDALLDVAAIGTEKLFDAQRAVLAEPYPGELPGRA
- a CDS encoding glycosyltransferase; protein product: MRIVQLANFYGGRSGGLRTAVDRWGAGYVEAGHDVVLIVPGADSGEEVLASGVTRITVAAPRIPASGGYRLASARRVADVLRHLRPDALEVSDRLTLRGFGRWARSRDVHSTMVSHERLDRLLGQITPGPTARALADRANAATARDYDTVVCTTDFAAAEFDRVAATNVVRAPLGVDLDIFDPRHLDPDLGARWSDGTRALIAHCGRLSVEKRADRSIAALNRLHRSGTPAHLVIAGDGPMRAPLQHLARGLPVTFLGHLSDRKQVAALLASADLSLSPGPHETFCLSALESLAAGTPVIGSRSSAVASLVDDTCGAAAEDSGSGFASAIRQVLSLPRVDRERAARHRATQYRWPDSVARMLGVHAGS
- a CDS encoding GNAT family N-acetyltransferase gives rise to the protein MTDITYRPYRSTDAEDVKKIIDEAFYIHRYVHGRRVLDSALEIYLREQLVASTWSRVAEKDGHVVGIILGRVDGEPHLGERTKNRALLWAHTARAALLGLPQRKALRALFAFEAVAHRLGAQTGESLDDELTLFAVASSTRGHGVGATLYRAFLDHLRDRGRSDFHLYTDSLCTFGFYERQGMSRVAADDMDILLDGEPHTLGVYLYTGTAS
- a CDS encoding TetR/AcrR family transcriptional regulator — translated: MARTSGRTAADTRRLILDAAARLIARHGTAVSVSEIAAAAGVSKGGLLYHFPAKEGLLEELAADLMAQFRSDVDRVAGQEDDAPGRLTRAYIRVSFADARDSAGLRDQIALAASLMYEPGPAELAQRDADHWRAALSDDGLDPAITRLIIAAADGSNTAPLWGAVLDDTDRAALEADLLALTYGAGTLSPTSSATLHDTPAKKGS
- a CDS encoding DUF3817 domain-containing protein, with product MTETESTTPALAAPVEKVRGALLRYRVLAWITGVWLLLLVVELVLTYGFDNHALDFVPFVHGWVYFVYLIMAIDLAIKVRWSAGKTIITAIAGTIPFLSFWFEHKRTQEVKAQFNL
- a CDS encoding outer membrane protein assembly factor BamB family protein; amino-acid sequence: MTVSAATVVWWDRAPTSVKKITGTTANTPGVAWALDPADDLGRPFAAFADPREGTAFTAGEPGIIRSGDTLVTVVGTPNEGTTLGDPVMVGIDARTGGVRWQAPAHDLVSCSEVPLHGKIYCHALRKEYELVTYDVDSGKSVRRTVAESIFAITTTPDALYVAEGSVEEDDVRVHSGTFDDVSAHWTRQFDLGASYEEVYSSEALTVIDGVGLIRTGGDVAQFDADSGAELWSNRTQCVGTSSLLAGGFLVHADTGCESAGRASEQLLRGPDGKVIVSNSHPAVQRPGLESVTTADPVLLGDSAYDRETGERLWTNSDLVSGDTNATGTVTAVVDGVAYLLDSNSGSESGIDLQTGKRLWHNVWGEYTNATVTPDAYRDRLLTGSDGVALTAVDVTTGKVAWTAPFLAIDADPEKFATGRALESYGDGWIFSSDRQMIRLAPL
- a CDS encoding histone-like nucleoid-structuring protein Lsr2 — encoded protein: MSKIQTVTFVDDLDGRELDPQDAQTVSWSWLGVDYELDVSSANLDKIEQGKVTVAKLLKASTRVGGRRRSPSARTKTNSGGSGPSVNASIREWAADNGYEVSARGRIPNDVVEAYNAAH
- the rdgB gene encoding RdgB/HAM1 family non-canonical purine NTP pyrophosphatase, translating into MSSVLLASRNAKKLAELQRVVDAAGITGVEVVGLDAVPDYPEEPETGATFEDNALIKARAGAKAIGIPCLADDSGIAVDALNGMPGVLSARWSGRHGDDAANNALLLAQLSDTPAERRGAAFVSACALVLPDGTETVVRGEWRGRVLREERGPHGFGYDPLFAPDDEIADGRSAAELSPREKDGLSHRGKALAQLVPALLALAG
- a CDS encoding glucitol operon activator; this translates as MSPTRRRTHRPALTVLAVSAAVVCLALAWWQWSRYESASGSGLNLGYALQWPAFAAAVIYAYRRFVILESDPDEARKVGSGDSIAEIPEGILPERPTTPSASSLTSSDRANDTALVEYNRYLAELRAADEHSADARSAPSSKGPQ